From the genome of Microtus pennsylvanicus isolate mMicPen1 chromosome 20, mMicPen1.hap1, whole genome shotgun sequence, one region includes:
- the Itga7 gene encoding integrin alpha-7 isoform X3, with amino-acid sequence MGRIPSCDSLRPPGICYLLSSLFAGMLLPRTVAFNLDVMNALRKEGEPGSLFGFSVALHRQLQPQPRSWLLVGAPQALAFPGQQANRTGGLFACPLSLDERNCYRVDIDRGADVQKESKENQWLGVSVRSQGPGGKIVTCAHRYESRQRVDQILETRDVIGRCFVLSQDLAIRDELDGGEWKFCEGRPQGHEQFGFCQQGTAATFSPDSHYLVFGAPGTYNWKGTARVELCAQGSTDLADLDDGPYEAGGEKDQDPSLIPVPANSYFGFSVDSGKGLLRAEELSFVAGAPRANHKGAVVILRKDSASRLIPEVVLSGEQLTSGFGYSLAVADLNNDGWPDLIVGAPYFFERQEELGGAVYVYLNQGGHWAHVSPLRICGSPDSMFGISLAVLGDLNQDGFPDIAVGAPFDGDGKVFIYHGSSLGVVVKPSQVLEGEAVGIKSFGYSLSGGLDVDENYYPDLLVGSLADTAALFRARPVLHVSQEIFIAPRAIDLEQPNCADGLSVCVDIRICFSYVAVPSSYNPTVALDYTLDGDTDRRLRGQVPRVTFLSRGPDDLKHQSSGTVWLKHQQDRVCGDTVFQLQENVKDKLRAIVVTLEYSLNSPQQAPDQGLPPVAPILNAHQPSTQRTEIHFLKQGCGDDKICQSNLQLVQARFCSRISDTEFQPLPMAMDGTTALFALSGQPFIGLELTVTNLPSDPAQPQADGDDAHEAQLLVTLPASLRYSGVRALDSVEKPLCLSNENASHVECELGNPMKRGAQVTFYLILSTSGITIETTELEVELLLATISEQELHPALVRAQVFIELPLSISGVATPQQLFFSGEVKGESAMRSERDVGSKVKYEVTVSNQGQSLNTLGSAFLNIMWPHEIANGKWLLYPMRVELEGGQGPGKKGICSPRPNILRLDVDSRDRRRRELEPLRPEEPPEKLEPSTSWWPVSSAERKRNITLDCAQGTAKCVVFSCPLYSFDRAAVLHVWGRLWNSTFLEEYRAVKSLEVIVRANITVKSSIKNLLLRDASTMIPVMVYLDPVAVVAEGVPWWVILLAVLAGLLVLALLVLLLWKCGFFHRNSPSSSLPTSYHRAHLAVQPSAMEVGGPGTVGWDSSSE; translated from the exons ATGGGCAGGATTCCGAGCTGCGATTCCCTCCGGCCCCCTGGGATTTGTTACCTTCTTAGTTCCTTGTTCGCCGGTATGCTCTTACCACGGACTGTCGCCTTCAATCTGGATGTAATGAACGCCCTGCGCAAGGAAGGCGAACCTGGCAGCCTCTTCGGCTTCTCGGTAGCCCTGCACCGACAATTACAACCCCAACCCCGGAGCTG GCTGCTGGTGGGTGCTCCCCAGGCCCTGGCTTTTCCTGGGCAGCAAGCAAATCGCACGGGAGGCCTCTTTGCTTGTCCCCTGAGCCTAGACGAGAGGAACTGCTACAGAGTGGACATTGacagaggag CTGATGTGCAAAAGGAAAGCAAGGAGAACCAGTGGCTGGGAGTCAGTGTTCGGAGCCAGGGACCCGGGGGCAAGATTGTC ACCTGTGCACACCGCTATGAGTCTCGACAGAGAGTGGATCAGATCCTGGAGACTCGGGATGTGATTGGCCGCTGCTTTGTGCTAAGCCAGGACCTGGCCATCCGTGATGAGCTAGACGGTGGGGAATGGAAGTTCTGTGAGGGGCGCCCCCAGGGCCATGAACAGTTTGGGTTCTGCCAGCAGGGCACAGCTGCCACCTTCTCCCCCGACAGCCACTACCTCGTCTTTGGGGCTCCAGGAACCTATAACTGGAAGG GCACCGCCAGGGTGGAGCTCTGTGCCCAGGGCTCGACCGACCTGGCAGACCTGGACGACGGGCCCTACGAGGCAGGGGGAGAGAAGGACCAAGACCCCAGCCTCATTCCGGTCCCTGCCAACAGCTACTTTG GTTTCTCCGTCGACTCTGGGAAGGGTCTCTTGCGTGCGGAAGAGCTGAGTTTTGTGGCAGGGGCTCCCCGTGCCAACCACAAGGGGGCGGTGGTCATTCTGCGCAAGGATAGCGCCAGCCGGCTGATACCCGAGGTCGTGCTGTCTGGGGAGCAGCTGACCTCTGGCTTTGGCTACTCTCTGGCTGTGGCTGATCTCAACAATGACGG CTGGCCGGACCTGATTGTGGGGGCTCCTTACTTCTTTGAGCGCCAAGAAGAGCTGGGAGGTGCCGTGTATGTGTACCTGAACCAGGGTGGCCACTGGGCACATGTCTCCCCTCTGCGGATCTGTGGCTCCCCCGACTCTATGTTTGGAATCAGCTTGGCTGTCTTGGGGGACCTCAACCAAGATGGCTTCCCAG ATATTGCCGTGGGAGCTCCCTTTGATGGAGATGGGAAAGTCTTTATCTACCATGGGAGCAGCCTGGGGGTGGTTGTCAAGCCCTCACAG GTGCTGGAGGGCGAAGCCGTGGGCATCAAGAGCTTTGGTTACTCCCTGTCTGGGGGCCTGGATGTGGATGAAAACTACTACCCAGACCTGCTCGTGGGCTCCCTGGCTGATACTGCCGCGCTGTTCAG GGCTAGACCTGTTCTTCACGTCTCCCAAGAGATCTTCATTGCTCCGAGAGCCATCGACCTAGAACAACCCAACTGTGCTGATGGACTCTCGGTTTG tGTGGACATAAGGATCTGCTTCAGCTACGTTGCTGTGCCCAGTAGCTACAACCCTACTGTGG CCCTGGATTACACCTTAGATGGGGACACGGACCGGAGGCTCCGGGGCCAGGTTCCACGAGTGACTTTCCTGAGCAGAGGCCCGGATGACCTGAAGCACCAGTCCTCGGGCACTGTGTGGTTGAAGCACCAACAAGACCGAGTGTGTGGGGACACTGTGTTCCAGCTGCAG GAAAATGTCAAAGACAAGCTTCGGGCTATTGTGGTGACCCTGGAATATAGTCTCAACAGCCCTCAGCAAGCTCCTGACCAGGGGCTCCCCCCTGTGGCTCCCATCCTCAATGCTCACCAGCCTAGCACCCAAAGGACAGAG ATCCACTTCCTGAAGCAAGGCTGTGGTGACGATAAGATCTGTCAGAGCAACCTGCAGCTGGTGCAGGCCCGGTTCTGTTCCCGGATCAGCGACACCGAGTTCCAACCTCTGCCCAT GGCTATGGATGGGACAACGGCCCTGTTTGCACTGAGTGGGCAGCCGTTCataggcctggaactcaccgtcACCAACCTGCCCTCGGACCCGGCCCAGCCTCAGGCAGATGGGGATGACGCCCATGAAGCCCAGCTCCTGGTCACCCTACCGGCCTCCTTACGCTACTCAGGTGTTCGAGCCCTGGATTCTGTG GAGAAGCCGCTCTGCCTGTCTAATGAGAATGCCTCTCATGTTGAGTGTGAGCTGGGGAACCCTATGAAGAGAGGTGCCCAG GTCACTTTCTACCTCATCCTTAGCACCTCTGGAATCACTATTGAGACCACGGAGCTGGAGGTGGAGTTGCTATTGGCCAC GATCAGTGAGCAGGAGCTGCACCCAGCCCTTGTTCGAGCTCAAGTCTTCATTGAGTTGCCGCTGTCCATTTCAGG GGTGGCCACTCCCCAGCAACTCTTCTTCTCTGGCGAGGTGAAGGGAGAGAGCGCCATGCGATCTGAGAGGGATGTGGGCAGCAAGGTCAAGTATGAGGTCACG GTCTCCAATCAAGGGCAGTCGCTCAACACTCTGGGTTCGGCCTTCCTCAACATCATGTGGCCCCACGAGATTGCCAACGGGAAGTGGCTGCTGTACCCCATGCGGGTGGAGCTGGAGGGAGGACAGGGGCCTGGGAAGAAAGGGATCTGCTCTCCAAGACCCAACATCCTCCGCCTG GATGTGGACAGCAGGGACAGGAGGCGGCGAGAGCTGGAaccactgaggccagaggagcCTCCAGAGAAGCTGGAGCCCAGCACATCCTGGTGGCCAGTATCCTCTGCCGAGAGAAAGAGGAACATCACCCTG GACTGTGCCCAGGGCACGGCCAAGTGTGTGGTGTTTAGCTGCCCGCTCTACAGCTTTGATAGAGCGGCCGTGCTACATGTCTGGGGTCGGCTCTGGAACAGCACCTTTCTGGAG GAGTACAGAGCCGTGAAGTCCCTGGAAGTCATTGTCCGAGCCAACATCACAGTGAAGTCCTCTATCAAGAACTTGTTGCTCAGAGATGCGTCCACAATG ATCCCTGTGATGGTGTACTTGGACCCTGTGGCTGTGGTCGCAGAAGGAGTCCCTTGGTGGGTTATCCTCTTGGCAGTGCTGGCCGGGCTGCTGGTGCTGGCCCTGCTGGTGCTGCTGTTGTGGAAG TGTGGCTTCTTCCATCGCAACAGTCCGAGCTCATCACTTCCAACCAGCTATCACCGAGCCCATCTGGCCGTGCAGCCCTCGGCCATGGAAGTTGGGGGTCCAGGGACTGTGGG CTGGGATTCTTCAAGCGAGTAA
- the Itga7 gene encoding integrin alpha-7 isoform X4 — protein sequence MGRIPSCDSLRPPGICYLLSSLFAGMLLPRTVAFNLDVMNALRKEGEPGSLFGFSVALHRQLQPQPRSWLLVGAPQALAFPGQQANRTGGLFACPLSLDERNCYRVDIDRGADVQKESKENQWLGVSVRSQGPGGKIVTCAHRYESRQRVDQILETRDVIGRCFVLSQDLAIRDELDGGEWKFCEGRPQGHEQFGFCQQGTAATFSPDSHYLVFGAPGTYNWKGLLFVTNIDSSDPDQLVYKTLDPADRLTGPAGDLTLNSYLGFSVDSGKGLLRAEELSFVAGAPRANHKGAVVILRKDSASRLIPEVVLSGEQLTSGFGYSLAVADLNNDGWPDLIVGAPYFFERQEELGGAVYVYLNQGGHWAHVSPLRICGSPDSMFGISLAVLGDLNQDGFPDIAVGAPFDGDGKVFIYHGSSLGVVVKPSQVLEGEAVGIKSFGYSLSGGLDVDENYYPDLLVGSLADTAALFRARPVLHVSQEIFIAPRAIDLEQPNCADGLSVCVDIRICFSYVAVPSSYNPTVALDYTLDGDTDRRLRGQVPRVTFLSRGPDDLKHQSSGTVWLKHQQDRVCGDTVFQLQENVKDKLRAIVVTLEYSLNSPQQAPDQGLPPVAPILNAHQPSTQRTEIHFLKQGCGDDKICQSNLQLVQARFCSRISDTEFQPLPMAMDGTTALFALSGQPFIGLELTVTNLPSDPAQPQADGDDAHEAQLLVTLPASLRYSGVRALDSVEKPLCLSNENASHVECELGNPMKRGAQVTFYLILSTSGITIETTELEVELLLATISEQELHPALVRAQVFIELPLSISGVATPQQLFFSGEVKGESAMRSERDVGSKVKYEVTVSNQGQSLNTLGSAFLNIMWPHEIANGKWLLYPMRVELEGGQGPGKKGICSPRPNILRLDVDSRDRRRRELEPLRPEEPPEKLEPSTSWWPVSSAERKRNITLDCAQGTAKCVVFSCPLYSFDRAAVLHVWGRLWNSTFLEEYRAVKSLEVIVRANITVKSSIKNLLLRDASTMIPVMVYLDPVAVVAEGVPWWVILLAVLAGLLVLALLVLLLWKCGFFHRNSPSSSLPTSYHRAHLAVQPSAMEVGGPGTVGWDSSSE from the exons ATGGGCAGGATTCCGAGCTGCGATTCCCTCCGGCCCCCTGGGATTTGTTACCTTCTTAGTTCCTTGTTCGCCGGTATGCTCTTACCACGGACTGTCGCCTTCAATCTGGATGTAATGAACGCCCTGCGCAAGGAAGGCGAACCTGGCAGCCTCTTCGGCTTCTCGGTAGCCCTGCACCGACAATTACAACCCCAACCCCGGAGCTG GCTGCTGGTGGGTGCTCCCCAGGCCCTGGCTTTTCCTGGGCAGCAAGCAAATCGCACGGGAGGCCTCTTTGCTTGTCCCCTGAGCCTAGACGAGAGGAACTGCTACAGAGTGGACATTGacagaggag CTGATGTGCAAAAGGAAAGCAAGGAGAACCAGTGGCTGGGAGTCAGTGTTCGGAGCCAGGGACCCGGGGGCAAGATTGTC ACCTGTGCACACCGCTATGAGTCTCGACAGAGAGTGGATCAGATCCTGGAGACTCGGGATGTGATTGGCCGCTGCTTTGTGCTAAGCCAGGACCTGGCCATCCGTGATGAGCTAGACGGTGGGGAATGGAAGTTCTGTGAGGGGCGCCCCCAGGGCCATGAACAGTTTGGGTTCTGCCAGCAGGGCACAGCTGCCACCTTCTCCCCCGACAGCCACTACCTCGTCTTTGGGGCTCCAGGAACCTATAACTGGAAGG GGTTGCTTTTTGTGACCAACATTGATAGCTCAGACCCTGACCAGCTGGTGTATAAAACTTTGGATCCTGCTGACCGGCTCACAGGACCAGCCGGAGATTTGACCTTGAATAGCTATTTAG GTTTCTCCGTCGACTCTGGGAAGGGTCTCTTGCGTGCGGAAGAGCTGAGTTTTGTGGCAGGGGCTCCCCGTGCCAACCACAAGGGGGCGGTGGTCATTCTGCGCAAGGATAGCGCCAGCCGGCTGATACCCGAGGTCGTGCTGTCTGGGGAGCAGCTGACCTCTGGCTTTGGCTACTCTCTGGCTGTGGCTGATCTCAACAATGACGG CTGGCCGGACCTGATTGTGGGGGCTCCTTACTTCTTTGAGCGCCAAGAAGAGCTGGGAGGTGCCGTGTATGTGTACCTGAACCAGGGTGGCCACTGGGCACATGTCTCCCCTCTGCGGATCTGTGGCTCCCCCGACTCTATGTTTGGAATCAGCTTGGCTGTCTTGGGGGACCTCAACCAAGATGGCTTCCCAG ATATTGCCGTGGGAGCTCCCTTTGATGGAGATGGGAAAGTCTTTATCTACCATGGGAGCAGCCTGGGGGTGGTTGTCAAGCCCTCACAG GTGCTGGAGGGCGAAGCCGTGGGCATCAAGAGCTTTGGTTACTCCCTGTCTGGGGGCCTGGATGTGGATGAAAACTACTACCCAGACCTGCTCGTGGGCTCCCTGGCTGATACTGCCGCGCTGTTCAG GGCTAGACCTGTTCTTCACGTCTCCCAAGAGATCTTCATTGCTCCGAGAGCCATCGACCTAGAACAACCCAACTGTGCTGATGGACTCTCGGTTTG tGTGGACATAAGGATCTGCTTCAGCTACGTTGCTGTGCCCAGTAGCTACAACCCTACTGTGG CCCTGGATTACACCTTAGATGGGGACACGGACCGGAGGCTCCGGGGCCAGGTTCCACGAGTGACTTTCCTGAGCAGAGGCCCGGATGACCTGAAGCACCAGTCCTCGGGCACTGTGTGGTTGAAGCACCAACAAGACCGAGTGTGTGGGGACACTGTGTTCCAGCTGCAG GAAAATGTCAAAGACAAGCTTCGGGCTATTGTGGTGACCCTGGAATATAGTCTCAACAGCCCTCAGCAAGCTCCTGACCAGGGGCTCCCCCCTGTGGCTCCCATCCTCAATGCTCACCAGCCTAGCACCCAAAGGACAGAG ATCCACTTCCTGAAGCAAGGCTGTGGTGACGATAAGATCTGTCAGAGCAACCTGCAGCTGGTGCAGGCCCGGTTCTGTTCCCGGATCAGCGACACCGAGTTCCAACCTCTGCCCAT GGCTATGGATGGGACAACGGCCCTGTTTGCACTGAGTGGGCAGCCGTTCataggcctggaactcaccgtcACCAACCTGCCCTCGGACCCGGCCCAGCCTCAGGCAGATGGGGATGACGCCCATGAAGCCCAGCTCCTGGTCACCCTACCGGCCTCCTTACGCTACTCAGGTGTTCGAGCCCTGGATTCTGTG GAGAAGCCGCTCTGCCTGTCTAATGAGAATGCCTCTCATGTTGAGTGTGAGCTGGGGAACCCTATGAAGAGAGGTGCCCAG GTCACTTTCTACCTCATCCTTAGCACCTCTGGAATCACTATTGAGACCACGGAGCTGGAGGTGGAGTTGCTATTGGCCAC GATCAGTGAGCAGGAGCTGCACCCAGCCCTTGTTCGAGCTCAAGTCTTCATTGAGTTGCCGCTGTCCATTTCAGG GGTGGCCACTCCCCAGCAACTCTTCTTCTCTGGCGAGGTGAAGGGAGAGAGCGCCATGCGATCTGAGAGGGATGTGGGCAGCAAGGTCAAGTATGAGGTCACG GTCTCCAATCAAGGGCAGTCGCTCAACACTCTGGGTTCGGCCTTCCTCAACATCATGTGGCCCCACGAGATTGCCAACGGGAAGTGGCTGCTGTACCCCATGCGGGTGGAGCTGGAGGGAGGACAGGGGCCTGGGAAGAAAGGGATCTGCTCTCCAAGACCCAACATCCTCCGCCTG GATGTGGACAGCAGGGACAGGAGGCGGCGAGAGCTGGAaccactgaggccagaggagcCTCCAGAGAAGCTGGAGCCCAGCACATCCTGGTGGCCAGTATCCTCTGCCGAGAGAAAGAGGAACATCACCCTG GACTGTGCCCAGGGCACGGCCAAGTGTGTGGTGTTTAGCTGCCCGCTCTACAGCTTTGATAGAGCGGCCGTGCTACATGTCTGGGGTCGGCTCTGGAACAGCACCTTTCTGGAG GAGTACAGAGCCGTGAAGTCCCTGGAAGTCATTGTCCGAGCCAACATCACAGTGAAGTCCTCTATCAAGAACTTGTTGCTCAGAGATGCGTCCACAATG ATCCCTGTGATGGTGTACTTGGACCCTGTGGCTGTGGTCGCAGAAGGAGTCCCTTGGTGGGTTATCCTCTTGGCAGTGCTGGCCGGGCTGCTGGTGCTGGCCCTGCTGGTGCTGCTGTTGTGGAAG TGTGGCTTCTTCCATCGCAACAGTCCGAGCTCATCACTTCCAACCAGCTATCACCGAGCCCATCTGGCCGTGCAGCCCTCGGCCATGGAAGTTGGGGGTCCAGGGACTGTGGG CTGGGATTCTTCAAGCGAGTAA
- the Itga7 gene encoding integrin alpha-7 isoform X7 produces MGRIPSCDSLRPPGICYLLSSLFAGMLLPRTVAFNLDVMNALRKEGEPGSLFGFSVALHRQLQPQPRSWLLVGAPQALAFPGQQANRTGGLFACPLSLDERNCYRVDIDRGADVQKESKENQWLGVSVRSQGPGGKIVTCAHRYESRQRVDQILETRDVIGRCFVLSQDLAIRDELDGGEWKFCEGRPQGHEQFGFCQQGTAATFSPDSHYLVFGAPGTYNWKGTARVELCAQGSTDLADLDDGPYEAGGEKDQDPSLIPVPANSYFGLLFVTNIDSSDPDQLVYKTLDPADRLTGPAGDLTLNSYLGFSVDSGKGLLRAEELSFVAGAPRANHKGAVVILRKDSASRLIPEVVLSGEQLTSGFGYSLAVADLNNDGWPDLIVGAPYFFERQEELGGAVYVYLNQGGHWAHVSPLRICGSPDSMFGISLAVLGDLNQDGFPDIAVGAPFDGDGKVFIYHGSSLGVVVKPSQVLEGEAVGIKSFGYSLSGGLDVDENYYPDLLVGSLADTAALFRARPVLHVSQEIFIAPRAIDLEQPNCADGLSVCVDIRICFSYVAVPSSYNPTVALDYTLDGDTDRRLRGQVPRVTFLSRGPDDLKHQSSGTVWLKHQQDRVCGDTVFQLQENVKDKLRAIVVTLEYSLNSPQQAPDQGLPPVAPILNAHQPSTQRTEIHFLKQGCGDDKICQSNLQLVQARFCSRISDTEFQPLPMAMDGTTALFALSGQPFIGLELTVTNLPSDPAQPQADGDDAHEAQLLVTLPASLRYSGVRALDSVEKPLCLSNENASHVECELGNPMKRGAQVTFYLILSTSGITIETTELEVELLLATISEQELHPALVRAQVFIELPLSISGVATPQQLFFSGEVKGESAMRSERDVGSKVKYEVTVSNQGQSLNTLGSAFLNIMWPHEIANGKWLLYPMRVELEGGQGPGKKGICSPRPNILRLDVDSRDRRRRELEPLRPEEPPEKLEPSTSWWPVSSAERKRNITLDCAQGTAKCVVFSCPLYSFDRAAVLHVWGRLWNSTFLEEYRAVKSLEVIVRANITVKSSIKNLLLRDASTMIPVMVYLDPVAVVAEGVPWWVILLAVLAGLLVLALLVLLLWKLGFFKRVKHPEATVPQYHAVKILREDRQQFKEEKTGTIQRSNWGGSQWEGSDARPILDADVAPDGTPVPASA; encoded by the exons ATGGGCAGGATTCCGAGCTGCGATTCCCTCCGGCCCCCTGGGATTTGTTACCTTCTTAGTTCCTTGTTCGCCGGTATGCTCTTACCACGGACTGTCGCCTTCAATCTGGATGTAATGAACGCCCTGCGCAAGGAAGGCGAACCTGGCAGCCTCTTCGGCTTCTCGGTAGCCCTGCACCGACAATTACAACCCCAACCCCGGAGCTG GCTGCTGGTGGGTGCTCCCCAGGCCCTGGCTTTTCCTGGGCAGCAAGCAAATCGCACGGGAGGCCTCTTTGCTTGTCCCCTGAGCCTAGACGAGAGGAACTGCTACAGAGTGGACATTGacagaggag CTGATGTGCAAAAGGAAAGCAAGGAGAACCAGTGGCTGGGAGTCAGTGTTCGGAGCCAGGGACCCGGGGGCAAGATTGTC ACCTGTGCACACCGCTATGAGTCTCGACAGAGAGTGGATCAGATCCTGGAGACTCGGGATGTGATTGGCCGCTGCTTTGTGCTAAGCCAGGACCTGGCCATCCGTGATGAGCTAGACGGTGGGGAATGGAAGTTCTGTGAGGGGCGCCCCCAGGGCCATGAACAGTTTGGGTTCTGCCAGCAGGGCACAGCTGCCACCTTCTCCCCCGACAGCCACTACCTCGTCTTTGGGGCTCCAGGAACCTATAACTGGAAGG GCACCGCCAGGGTGGAGCTCTGTGCCCAGGGCTCGACCGACCTGGCAGACCTGGACGACGGGCCCTACGAGGCAGGGGGAGAGAAGGACCAAGACCCCAGCCTCATTCCGGTCCCTGCCAACAGCTACTTTG GGTTGCTTTTTGTGACCAACATTGATAGCTCAGACCCTGACCAGCTGGTGTATAAAACTTTGGATCCTGCTGACCGGCTCACAGGACCAGCCGGAGATTTGACCTTGAATAGCTATTTAG GTTTCTCCGTCGACTCTGGGAAGGGTCTCTTGCGTGCGGAAGAGCTGAGTTTTGTGGCAGGGGCTCCCCGTGCCAACCACAAGGGGGCGGTGGTCATTCTGCGCAAGGATAGCGCCAGCCGGCTGATACCCGAGGTCGTGCTGTCTGGGGAGCAGCTGACCTCTGGCTTTGGCTACTCTCTGGCTGTGGCTGATCTCAACAATGACGG CTGGCCGGACCTGATTGTGGGGGCTCCTTACTTCTTTGAGCGCCAAGAAGAGCTGGGAGGTGCCGTGTATGTGTACCTGAACCAGGGTGGCCACTGGGCACATGTCTCCCCTCTGCGGATCTGTGGCTCCCCCGACTCTATGTTTGGAATCAGCTTGGCTGTCTTGGGGGACCTCAACCAAGATGGCTTCCCAG ATATTGCCGTGGGAGCTCCCTTTGATGGAGATGGGAAAGTCTTTATCTACCATGGGAGCAGCCTGGGGGTGGTTGTCAAGCCCTCACAG GTGCTGGAGGGCGAAGCCGTGGGCATCAAGAGCTTTGGTTACTCCCTGTCTGGGGGCCTGGATGTGGATGAAAACTACTACCCAGACCTGCTCGTGGGCTCCCTGGCTGATACTGCCGCGCTGTTCAG GGCTAGACCTGTTCTTCACGTCTCCCAAGAGATCTTCATTGCTCCGAGAGCCATCGACCTAGAACAACCCAACTGTGCTGATGGACTCTCGGTTTG tGTGGACATAAGGATCTGCTTCAGCTACGTTGCTGTGCCCAGTAGCTACAACCCTACTGTGG CCCTGGATTACACCTTAGATGGGGACACGGACCGGAGGCTCCGGGGCCAGGTTCCACGAGTGACTTTCCTGAGCAGAGGCCCGGATGACCTGAAGCACCAGTCCTCGGGCACTGTGTGGTTGAAGCACCAACAAGACCGAGTGTGTGGGGACACTGTGTTCCAGCTGCAG GAAAATGTCAAAGACAAGCTTCGGGCTATTGTGGTGACCCTGGAATATAGTCTCAACAGCCCTCAGCAAGCTCCTGACCAGGGGCTCCCCCCTGTGGCTCCCATCCTCAATGCTCACCAGCCTAGCACCCAAAGGACAGAG ATCCACTTCCTGAAGCAAGGCTGTGGTGACGATAAGATCTGTCAGAGCAACCTGCAGCTGGTGCAGGCCCGGTTCTGTTCCCGGATCAGCGACACCGAGTTCCAACCTCTGCCCAT GGCTATGGATGGGACAACGGCCCTGTTTGCACTGAGTGGGCAGCCGTTCataggcctggaactcaccgtcACCAACCTGCCCTCGGACCCGGCCCAGCCTCAGGCAGATGGGGATGACGCCCATGAAGCCCAGCTCCTGGTCACCCTACCGGCCTCCTTACGCTACTCAGGTGTTCGAGCCCTGGATTCTGTG GAGAAGCCGCTCTGCCTGTCTAATGAGAATGCCTCTCATGTTGAGTGTGAGCTGGGGAACCCTATGAAGAGAGGTGCCCAG GTCACTTTCTACCTCATCCTTAGCACCTCTGGAATCACTATTGAGACCACGGAGCTGGAGGTGGAGTTGCTATTGGCCAC GATCAGTGAGCAGGAGCTGCACCCAGCCCTTGTTCGAGCTCAAGTCTTCATTGAGTTGCCGCTGTCCATTTCAGG GGTGGCCACTCCCCAGCAACTCTTCTTCTCTGGCGAGGTGAAGGGAGAGAGCGCCATGCGATCTGAGAGGGATGTGGGCAGCAAGGTCAAGTATGAGGTCACG GTCTCCAATCAAGGGCAGTCGCTCAACACTCTGGGTTCGGCCTTCCTCAACATCATGTGGCCCCACGAGATTGCCAACGGGAAGTGGCTGCTGTACCCCATGCGGGTGGAGCTGGAGGGAGGACAGGGGCCTGGGAAGAAAGGGATCTGCTCTCCAAGACCCAACATCCTCCGCCTG GATGTGGACAGCAGGGACAGGAGGCGGCGAGAGCTGGAaccactgaggccagaggagcCTCCAGAGAAGCTGGAGCCCAGCACATCCTGGTGGCCAGTATCCTCTGCCGAGAGAAAGAGGAACATCACCCTG GACTGTGCCCAGGGCACGGCCAAGTGTGTGGTGTTTAGCTGCCCGCTCTACAGCTTTGATAGAGCGGCCGTGCTACATGTCTGGGGTCGGCTCTGGAACAGCACCTTTCTGGAG GAGTACAGAGCCGTGAAGTCCCTGGAAGTCATTGTCCGAGCCAACATCACAGTGAAGTCCTCTATCAAGAACTTGTTGCTCAGAGATGCGTCCACAATG ATCCCTGTGATGGTGTACTTGGACCCTGTGGCTGTGGTCGCAGAAGGAGTCCCTTGGTGGGTTATCCTCTTGGCAGTGCTGGCCGGGCTGCTGGTGCTGGCCCTGCTGGTGCTGCTGTTGTGGAAG CTGGGATTCTTCAAGCGAGTAAAGCACCCGGAGGCCACTGTGCCCCAGTACCACGCAGTGAAGATCCTTCGGGAAGACCGACAGCAGTtcaaggaagagaagacaggcaCCATCCAGAGGAGTAACTGGGGCGGCTCCCAGTGGGAGGGTTCTGACGCCCGCCCCATCCTGGATGCCGATGTGGCTCCTGATGGAACTCCGGTGCCAGCCTCTGCTTAA